Within the Falco rusticolus isolate bFalRus1 chromosome 17, bFalRus1.pri, whole genome shotgun sequence genome, the region TTGGGTGTGTGGGTGAAACCTAAAGGTGGTGTGGAGTAGTTGCATTGTTCCCAGGGTACTTTATATTTTGTATACTAAATATTTGGTTGATGACTGAGatccacagaaaacacaggttCTGATCCTTGGTGTCAATTAACCACACCTTGTGTTTAATACAGTCTTATTATTACGTGCCTGTTCATGGATCCTAATAAATACTTAGGTCTGTACAGAGCAGGCTGGATTTATCCAGTGTGCTAATTAAGAACGTTCTGGCATGCTGCTTTTGGAGGGGCAGTCTGAATGCACCATCATCGCTGCTGAAGATGTGACTCAGTACATTTGGTTAGTCACTGCCTAGGGCTCCATACCGAGGGTCTGAGTTTCCAGTCTTCCCTCACAGGGTGAATGACATCAAAGTTAATGGGACAGTGTAAGTGATTAAAGTCTTTAGAGCTGGCTGCCCAAATTCCTCGGCTTTTTTTGTCTTGCGCTTGAGTCAGAATGATTGTGCTGATTTTCAGTCCTTCTAACttctttttaagcatttgtCCAGGCAGATTACTTGTAAAAAAAGAATACCAGCCTTCAGCAGGTTAGCCTGAGGCCAGCAGTGTTTCCCCACTACCTCCAACTCATCCCATGGTTGTCAGCTCTCTGCTTGGCGTGTGAGTCTTATACACAGGTTGACTTGGGCAACTTGGGTTTGCTCTCTGTGATATGCAGGCTCACGTGCCAGGGTGACCGGCTTTCTCTCAGCAGGGCACTGCTTCGTGTCGTTCAGACAAActctgtgctttgtattttagGTGCGACCCAAACTGCCACTTCTGAAGattctgcaggctgcaggcgCCCAAGGTGAAACCTTCACATTGAAGGAGGTGGGCTCAGCTCCTAGGCACCGAAACCGTGCCTGTCCTGATGGCTCTTTGTGGGGAAGGGACGGGACTGGCTATTAATTTTTCCATACTTTTAAGCCCTGCCTGCAAAATAAGGATACCTGATCCATAGGGCTATTGTGATTTGATCGATCGTAACTGGTTTTGAGAGCCCCCGGAGGAAATGGAATAGGAGCgtgaaattttaaagaatattatttatCCTGGAAAATCAGAAGCCTCCGTAAGAGAAAGGAGAGACAGGATAGCCACGTTCCTGAGAGAGTGTAGGAGATTCTGTTCAATTGTCTTGCTCTCTGCTCAGTGCCTGAAAGCCTTAAAAATTGGATTCCAGTTGGTATTTTTCGtttaacttttctttgaaatggcTTGTCAGCTAAACCTAAGAGACCCTGtgaattcatttattttaagattaaaatgcAATATGTGTAcgagattaaaaaaatgacactGTGATTTACAAGAGTGTCCTGTCTGCAAAGAATTAAATGCAGTGGTTTTTCATTATGAACGTGTCAAATATTCCTGCAGAGCCCCGTGACTTATTTTAAACACTTATGCATTTAAATAACTTATTTAGCTTCTaaaaatttttgcaaaaaacaAATTGAATGGTTTAAATGGGGAGAGCTGAGTATTAAATGCAGGTTACATGTATAGATTAACATTTTAACTCAGTTAAGTCagttttttctgcagagaacGGAGTACTGTTGGCAACTTTTTGGTGACTCTTGTCATTCAGGAGGGTCACTTTAGTGGGTAATGGGGGTTGGGACCTGCCTGTATTGTGCTTAatgtgctttgctttctccCCTTGTGGTCTGGATTCCTCACTGGAGCTGGCAGTGTTCCCTAGCTCTCAAAAGATGTTTCCTCTCCATCCTTTGTGATACTAATGCAGTTGCCATTGCATCTTGCAGTCTGTGTCCCGAGGGACAGCACTGTAAACGTGGTCATCCTTTAGCCAAAgccatttccttctcttctttaaCCTGAGTTGAACAGCTGCCAGtctcccatctcctcctctcGCTGAGCAACACTGCCCACGTGAAAGTGTTATCACCCATGTCACGTTTCATATTAACGTGTGGTAGCAGAGGGACTGCTATTTGTCCATCTTCGACTCGATTTTCCTTGTCTGGGATTAATACTTCCAAACCTTACAGCAATACGGTAAAGCACAGCTCTCACTTGGTTGGGAGACACCAAAAAATAGCAGATGTGCATAAAAAAGCAGGGtttttatgttgaaaaaaaaaaaaaaaaagtaaaaaaatagatttgacTCACGCTGTAAAGAGTAGCAGGAGGCAAGTATCATAAACTAAATTTCCAAAGtctttggtggtttggttttgcctgCATAACTGGCTGATGGTATGTTATGTATCTGCAGGTTATGCATTACCTAGGACAGTATATAATGGTGAAGCAGCTCTACGACAAAAGACAGCAACACATGGTCTATTGTGGAGGAGATCAGCTGGGAGAACTGCTGGGACTGGAGAGCTTCTCTGTAAAAGATCCAAGGTATGAAAAATTCACCTTTAACGTACGTTGTATTATAGGGGTTGCCAGGACAGGCAGCTCTTGGTGTCACTGTGTCTAGTCACTGTCACGTAAACCTCCATGAATACCAACCAAGTGGCTCAGTGGCTTATTGGTAATGTGTTCAACAAGTTTAAGTTGAGCTCCTTTGTTCTGAAGAGCCAGTTCTGAATGGTTAAATAAAACATAGCCACCCCACAAAAATCGGAGCGAGCAATCGCTAACAAACTAGGCGGAGTGCTAGTGCTGGCAGGCAGTGAGCTGCTTGAGGTGACatcttttccccatttcattTCTGCATCTTCACAGGCCCTTGGTCTCACACCTAAGTGAAAATCTACATCCTTCAGTAAAGTTTTAACCTAGACTTCTCTGTAGCAAGCATTTAGGAGTGGCAAAAAAACCTCTCTGCAGTTTCCAGTGTCTTTCTGgataataaaacagaatttctgtcCCTGGTTTATAAAAGGCAATGCGGCTTGGCTTTGTGAGGGTGACTCAActatcattttctttcccacagcCCAGTCTATGACATGTTGAAACGGAACCTGACTTCTGCTGCAATGACAGGTAGGTTTGTCACAGTATGGGCAAGTATATTGAATATAGTGTTGATGTAACTTGGGTAAGTAATGATATTCGGAAAAGAGGAATGTTTCTGAAGCTGGAACAAACTGCTAATGAAGGCTTTGACTAGACAATCTCTTTGAGTATGTGTCTTTTCTGTGTGTCCACCATCAGTAGCTGTGGTATGAAATCAGTTAGCTGTTTGAGTAACGTGGCTGCCTCTAACCAGTGGCCAAACCTTGGAGCAGCAGGCACACTCTCTCTGGAAGCACGATGACAGAGCTAAATACTGTGGATGTACAACTGAACATGGCTGAAGTGTCCCATCCAAGTCATTATTGGTGTCTCGGTCTTTTCTCAGTTTCATAGCATGCTGCGACTTCTGGCTCTCACCTTGTTTTATACTTTCATAATCTTGAGACTGAATGTaagggtgctgggggagcccaGCCTAGTTCTGCAAACCAAAGAGGTCTGGACTTTAATTGAACGCTTgaacctttaaaggtcactGTTGCTTTCCTGGCTTATAAGGGAAATCAGATCTTAGCTACATCAAAAGTCCTTCAgtcataaattaaaatttattctctAAATTAATCTCAGATGATGGCTTCCTTGCAGCCAGTTCCCATTGTACGGCTGGTAATCttaatatgaagaaaagcttttaatgaaaCTACAAGTATACAAATCATGAGGGAGCTGCACCGGGAGAGTTTTGGAGTCTTGTGCCGTACTTCTTGGGGTCTCTAAGCAGAGAATATGGACTTTGTTCTTCGTAAGGGCTTAGTCTATTTTTGCACAGGTACGTAAAAGCCTGTGCAAATTTAGAAACTGAGAAAACGTGGCCCTAAACTGCTTAGTCCTCTGCTTTGAGCCGTGTATTGGTGCCTCTGAGGTCCCCCTCCTTTCTGTATTGGTATAGAAGAATCTTCCTAAGTGGACTCTCGTCTAAACACGTTACCTACAGAATAACTGTGTGAGTGCCGTTCCCCTCGCTGGTGATGCCCTGGCCTCTTCCCTGTAGGCGATGTATGTGGAGAGCAAAGGATCCCAGTGAAACagctctctcctctgctgccctgtCCCCTTTCTGCTTGGTGTGTGCGCGTGGCTGGGTGTGCGTGTACGGTCCAGTCATGGTGTAACTATTTTTAAACCTGCCAAAGGAAATACTGTTCCTTTAGGGAGATGATCACTGAGTTATACCACCGTGCCtgcttgtgtatgtgtgtgactAAAACGAAACAAGCTTGGCAGACCAGACCTTTGACAAATGCACAGGAAGGGTGACTCGAGgtattgtttttccttcatggCAACGTAGGAATAACTGGAAGTGCCGCAGGGCTTAGAGAGGTCTTCATGTTTCGAGTTTTGTAATAGCTGCTTGTATTCGTTAGCCAAATCAGTGCTTATCAACACATCTTTTTGCAGATTGTCTCGGCCACTTCTTTTAAGTACACTTGTGGAAAGGTGACTGCAGTGCATGTTGATAATAAAGGTTAAGCTCGTACATAATGCTCTTCGTGAGGTGGTGTCCTTGGCTAGCTTTCGCTCTTAAGTGCGACTCAAATGAGGTGCATTTAGGAATACCTGACTTTAAGGGCATTTTGTATATTATACGTTGGCTTCAAAAAAGGAAGCCTTCCAAGAAGTGGAGTGTCTTTTGACACAGTGTTTAAGGCTAGTTTGCATTATTTATAAAGTGTTAGAAGTGTAAGGCTTCACTTTTTCTAATGTGCCTGCACAGCCAAAGCAATTGGGGATGAGCCAAttgactttgttttccttcaggtaTGAGATAACCAGTGACTGCAGAAGCTGTAGGGTGatggaaggggaagaaaggaaagctgaaataatGCATGGAGGGCAAAGAATACGGGACAGAGCCATGTTATTTTGTGGTCCCTTGTTTTGGTCCATTTTATGGACCACTTTGTGGTCCACCTTTCTGCCTATAGCAGCAGTTTTCAGCGTCTTCATCCATGATTCATGGTGTGGATCAGACTGTTCGTGTCTGCCTGGCACCAAGCAGGGAATTTCTCTGCTAAATTGAAAGGGGAGCAAGCAGGAGCCAtccttgcatctttttttctctagcaaGTAATTCTGTTTGAAGGGTAGACTTCCTAAGTGCAGCTCCCCTATTATGTAGAAAGATATCTGTTAATATGATTGTTCTTGCTATTTAGGTTGGCCTTTTAATTAACTCTGGGGGCCAGTGTAATCGTCTGGATTAAATTGTGTTACGGATCTGCACAGTTACCCAGGAAGGAGCTTGCTGTGCATGGAATTTTCCCTTCTTTAGTCTAGTCAATGTTCTTCATGCCCACAACCTTtaagaaaggcatttttcctgTCTCAGCCTAGGCTGAAAGGGATGGTGTCCACAGGTATTTATAAAAATCTTACTCGTCTCCGTTCACCTTCTTCAGCACGGATCTGATCCAGCCTTCAGGTGAGAGTCCCCACACTCTGCTATTGCTCTGGGTTTCTGTCTCCGTGCAGACCTCTTGTGTAAAGGACCTAGAGCTTGCGATGGCAGGACAGCCTGtaggaaaaaagaatagtttttCACATTAGGAAGATGGTTCTTACATGCTGTGGGGTTTTATCAAGCTTCATCTCCAAGGAGACATAGACTCTGTATTCCATAGGCTCATGCCTCCATACGTACCTAGCAAAGTCTAGGGAATACTGGAGTAATGCCTCTCTAGGAAATGGCTAGTTCTCGAAGGAAGAAAGGGCACCGTTTCTGTTGAAGGGCTACTTAGAGGTCTGCCAAGCCTGGCTCGTTGGTTGCTTGCTGAAGTCCCTCTGTGTTGTGAGAATGGTTATTACCAGggaaggttttttcttttgttttacctgCCATCTAGATGCTGCACAGAATCTCGCAAAGGAACAGAGCGTCGATAAGCCAAGCCAAGACCAGCTGAAGGTAAACCCACTGCCtggtggtttcttttgttgtacAGAGTGCCCCTTCTCTGTACCTGTGCATGGTGGACTGCCAGAACTTTGTGCTGCTTGGCTGCCAGGTCCTCACCTTCCTGAAAAGTTCTTGGAGTCCACAGGGCAGGGACAGAGTGACCCTTCTCTGTTCTCTTCATAACAGAGTACCAGTCTCTGAGCGCGTTTCTCTGGGGTGTAGCACTTCTAGTCCTCAGTTCCTCCAGCGTGCTCTGTACTTTCCtgtctttcctccctctttcccatCCCCTCTCTGAGTAGGAATTGCCAAATAATTAAGCTTTCTAAAACGTGTGAACAAGTTTTGTGTTTAGTAGGattgttttcagaagctttcaGGCAGAATCTGAAACCTAGGAAAAATCTTTGCACATTCAAACTTGTTTCCAGGTGTATTTTGGGGTTAAGGTAGTCTGATCTGGGAGGTGTCTGTTCACACTGGGGGCCAGAGAGTCACAAAGCTCACAGTATTACTGCATTAAAGATGGCAACTTTTGGACTTTTGCCAATCTTAAGATTTTTCCTAGGTGGCAAGTATATTGTTTGTGCGGATTACAGATGCGTTAGCCTTCTGAAAGGGTTAATAGCGTGTAGGTTTTGTTCAGAAACTTATTTCTCTTCCGAACTTCTTGGTCTTGTACTGCAGCTGGTGACTCGGAATGGAAGTGCTACATCCCCTTGTCCCTATAAGCTCTGGTGGACTAAcatgtgttttttccttccttcatgcAGTTTAGCCGGCAAGAAGGTTCTGACACTGGCGTCATGGAGGGTGAAAGCAATGCTTCTGCTTTGTCTACCTCGGAGCAAAAATGTGAGAATTGTGAAGGTGAGTGCCAGCTCTTCTGCAGTAACTCGATGTGTACAagctcttctgctccttctccagTGTGACATGTTGAGCTCTGCATCAACAAAGTGTTGGAGAAGGTTGTTGGGAGACTAATAAAAACCTGTTGTGGAATATAATCTTTAGAAATCATGAGGTTATGCTAAAGATTGAGAGACCTGCAAATGTTCACCAAAGGTGTTTTATGATAGACGTGTTTTCTAGCTTGGATATTTGGTCTCATAAATAAACCAACACTTTGAATAAAATGGCAGGTTAAGCCCCAAAAGCACATCTATCACTAAACAATGCCATGAAAAATCTTACAGACCTTGCTGAAGggtattttaaatgctgaaattatACTTGTATCTATTTATCTTCCCAAGGGACTCTCTCCTCTGATTACACAGAACACAGCCTGAGCCGTCTGCAGTCATTACCTGCAAACCAATTAGGGAACTGAAtaacaatggattttttttttctatccagCTTAAGTGTAATACAGCTCCTTCATATTTAgacatttcctttgttttaatgTCTGGGGATTTCTTGCTTGTTCACTCATGGATTTCTGATGTTACGGAAacaattttcctgtttttctacTTTCTATTCTCATGTTATTTTCATATCAAGGAACCTGTTTGTAAAATCAAATCTCCTTTGCAAGTGTGGGTATTTCCAGATCAAATGAGATTGGTAGATGTTGTCCTGGCTGCATGTACAAAAAGAGGTAGGAACAGTCCTTGTCTGTGCCTTTGAAACTCGTGGCACTGGAGAGAGAGATATTCAAGGTTATCTTCAAATTCAGACTGCTGAGTTGAGGACCATAGACTAAACTGCATGGGCTAAAAAAGAGGCTGAAGCATGGGGTGATGGAGGATGGATTCTTACCTTCCTGCTTCCTACTTTGAGCCTGGTTTGGGTATTCAGGAGCTCCCTTCCCTGGAAATTTGAACTAAACTCAAACCAGTTCTTTCTGCATCTTAAGTCACTCAAGAAATCTGCTCTGCATTGACTTGGTTAGAGCTCTGAAAGAagtgtttgcatttctgtattgaGTCTTAAAAGTAAGGTAAAGCTAAAGAGAACCAGGACTGTTACATGGACGCTGGGAACACTGGCATGCTTCTCTGACCTCTGGTGATGGCTGTGCAGTGACTGTTTTGCCAGGTTCACTTGGGTAGATCCACAGGTACAGATGTGCGGCGGATCTGACGTCCCAGTACACTCATACAAACCCCAAAGCTCTTAGCAGTAACTGGCTGTAAGAAGGAGCAAGAAAGAATTCTAAAATCGGACGGGGCCAATTTTTTCTCTGCTAGTCTCTGAAATAATATAGGTGTGGCATGACTTAGATTCTACTTGGCTCTTACAGACAAAGACTTAATAGAAAACCTCTCTAAAAGCAAGAAGCCTAAGCTGGACCTAGTGTTTGAGGAATGGGATGTAGCTGGTCTTCCATGGTGGTTTTTAGGCAACCTCAGAAGCAATTACAAGTCCAGAAGTAATGGATCAACAGATATTCAGACTAACCAGGTGTGTAGACATTTTAAATAGGTGCACTGtattctcttcctctcctcttttgggttccaagtaaataaaatattcttgttctttctttccccttcccactcCAGGATTTTCAGCCTCTCCCTTGTGTGTTGCTGTCCCACCCTTTCACATCAGGTGGTTGGTTACCTGTCGTGTTCTTAAATAAACTAGGCGCTCTCTGAAGGCTGTGCTCAGCTGCTCAGCCGTTGGAGGTCCTTTTGCACTCCAGAGCATTCGTTGTATTTCAGGAGTTGCCCCTCTTCTGGGTTGAAAGTTGCAATGCGGTGTGGATGGCTGCAGCGTGGCGGCCAGCTGCTGTACGGCCGGCTAGCAAGGGGAGTGAGCGTAGCGCTGCTTGAAAAAGGGGTGTCTTTGTGAGAGCGGTCAGCTGCCCCTTTCTCTCCCAGGGGTGACTGGAGGAGCTGCCCAGGGCTGAGAAGGCTGTTAGTGAGGCAAAGGGGAGAGGCATTCGCTGTGGTGATGGCTGAGGTGCTGgtactcctgctgctgctgacctgAGCTCTAAGTAGTCTCTCCTGGTTCTTTTCCAACAGGACATAGACACTGCCGTTGTTTCAGATACTACTGATGACTTGTGGTTTCTCAACGAGTGCCCGTCggagcccagcagtgctgcagtcaAGGTGGAAACAGTTGACTGCGAGGAAGTGAAAGAAGGTGACAAAAAGGTACCTCTTCAAACAGCCACAGTGCACGTGTCCCGCAGGTTGGCCTTGCTTAATTGATCTCGTGATGCTGTGCTGATTTTGGAGGAGCTAGATGTGTAACCATTCAGAGTTTAAACTGTGTTTAGGAAAGGCTGTCGCTGTTCTGTACGATAGCTTTCCTGTGTAGTTGGTCTGCTTGGTTTTGGCTTAAAAGCGTGTGTTTTCAAggcacaaaattaatttaacattaattAAATCTCTAGCAGCAACTTTACTGTGCTTCTAGCTAATATCTACAAGGCTAAGAAATGAAAAGACTTGAAGAGGAAGATCTCAGTTTACATGATACGCTTGCCTGAGTCTGCTGGCTGAGGTGGCAGTGAGATTGGTTACGGGTAATTGATCAAATGTGTGTTAAAGGGATTGAGTTCATGATTTCTTCCATGGAAATTAGTAGGACCACTCaggtgtgtatgtgtttgtatttgtaTGATTCTTGTGTGGATCAGAGAGAGGTATGCGTTGACCACAGGCAAATACAACTGTAAACAAGCCCAGCAACAGTTATCAATATTCTGGAATAGAATAGTACATGAAGTGGCTTTTCATTCACTGATGGGAATGACTTAAATTATCATGGTGACTATATAGTCATTTTAGTTTTGGTGTACAATGCCAGACACATCGTAAACAGAGATTATTGCGCCTCTCTAACGACATTTCCATTCTTTCCAGGTGACTGAGGATGCATGTTTGCATGACTTGGAAGATTCTCAGTGCTTAAGCGATGACACAGATACAGAAGCTGCTTCTGAGGTAGGCGTCCTTTAGGTCAGCGTTCCTTGCTTGGAGTGTGCTTCATCCTAGATGTAGTTGGAAGAACTTGTCCAACCACTACTACTGGTTGTGGTAGGAGAAGCTAATTCTTGTATGGGTTTCAAAGgccaaaagaagcaaaaaattaggcctttgaaaagcttttttgtaACCTATGTGAAGGAGCGTAGAGAAAGTGGCTTGACCTGCACTGGTTTGTTTTGGATAGGGCTCTGTTAAATTCTAAACTGGATGGACACGAGACCCGGCACCCAGTCCAAAACCACCAAGTGTCTCTCTCAGCCACAGAGCAACCCTGGAACTTACGTGATTTGGCCACTTTTTGTGGCGGTGTGAGAGAATTTATACACGGTCTAGCtaggtggttttgttttgcctaaGAGATTAGGCTCCTCGTTTCTACATTGTTGGTCCCTTTTGTGCCAGGGTAATGTAGTGTCAGCATGGGCAGCCACTGGCTTTTTGCTCATGATTTCACTTGTCCCTTCACACACCCAGGAAGTGAATGAAGATTAAACCCTCAGTTTCCAGCATGGTCAGTCTAATGCTGTATGGGGTTAGTATTAACGGTATCCATGGGTGTTTTAATAAGGTCAGTTCTGTATTGTCCTCTGAAAGGGAATCTGGGATATAGTCCTTGGCACAGATTTGGAAATCTGAAGCAGGCCCTTTGTAATCACTGAAACGAGGTATTCATACTTCTAAAAAACCCTTTCTAGTGGAAATTTCTGTGTTGGGATCAGGGTTCCACTGGGTCCTGGGTGCCCAGGCTAGTTCTGATGCTGTCACTTGTTTTGTGGCAGTCT harbors:
- the MDM4 gene encoding protein Mdm4 yields the protein MTSSSSPQHPAAENACRITLGQVNQVRPKLPLLKILQAAGAQGETFTLKEVMHYLGQYIMVKQLYDKRQQHMVYCGGDQLGELLGLESFSVKDPSPVYDMLKRNLTSAAMTDAAQNLAKEQSVDKPSQDQLKFSRQEGSDTGVMEGESNASALSTSEQKCENCEDKDLIENLSKSKKPKLDLVFEEWDVAGLPWWFLGNLRSNYKSRSNGSTDIQTNQDIDTAVVSDTTDDLWFLNECPSEPSSAAVKVETVDCEEVKEGDKKVTEDACLHDLEDSQCLSDDTDTEAASEDCWQCTKCKKFNSPGKRYCYRCWALRKDWYSDCPKPTYSLSLSNIDAMQNKNDDEGIDVPDCRRTISAPVGQPKDLYMVENKSRVDPCSSIESLDLARKCESKESLLHCTEHKKEEEIQSLESIKKILNPCFLCHHRPRDGNIVHGRTAHLVACFKCAKMLKKKRSPCPVCGKEIEMVIRIFMG